A window of Caldisericaceae bacterium contains these coding sequences:
- a CDS encoding DUF2202 domain-containing protein: MKDLYKQLTETGAKSQIDALKVAAKIEEIDIIDLEEYIKNSTSQDTISVYENLKSGSENHLRAFVSQLEKYGITYTPQYLTLEEYNRIISGSNGNKQGLGNPGNSGLVGGNGKGLYGKGRN; encoded by the coding sequence ATAAAGGATCTATATAAGCAGTTAACAGAAACTGGTGCAAAGTCTCAAATAGATGCTTTAAAAGTTGCTGCTAAAATAGAGGAGATTGATATTATAGACCTTGAAGAGTATATAAAGAATTCAACTTCTCAAGATACAATAAGCGTTTACGAAAATTTGAAGAGTGGTTCAGAAAATCATCTTAGGGCTTTTGTATCGCAACTGGAAAAATACGGAATTACTTATACTCCACAGTATCTTACCCTGGAAGAGTATAATAGAATAATTAGCGGTTCAAATGGCAATAAGCAGGGATTGGGTAATCCTGGTAACTCAGGTTTAGTTGGAGGTAACGGAAAGGGTTTATACGGCAAAGGAAGAAATTAA
- a CDS encoding WG repeat-containing protein — protein sequence MEKTFKGKKHLSLRLTILVLLSLVLLFTSCSVVKNNKEVENNKQELPALIPYRKGDKWGFCDRNKKIVIQPVYDFAMPFHEGLARVVVNGKWSFIDKNGNMVTEAVYDSAYKLHEGLAGVNINRKWGFINKNGNMVIKAIYDSAWAFNEGLAAVKVNGKWGFIDKKGKVVIKPIYDDAWYFNEGLAPVEVNRKYGFINKKGDMVIKAVYDDAWNFHEGLAGVNINGKWGFIDKKGDMVIQAVYDLVGYFEDGLAVVRVNGKGGYIDKNGTQYWED from the coding sequence TTCACTGGTTTTGCTTTTTACATCCTGTAGTGTGGTTAAAAACAACAAAGAAGTTGAAAACAATAAACAGGAACTTCCAGCACTTATTCCTTATAGGAAAGGTGATAAATGGGGGTTTTGTGACAGGAATAAAAAGATAGTAATACAACCTGTTTATGATTTTGCAATGCCTTTTCATGAAGGTCTTGCACGTGTTGTAGTTAACGGAAAATGGAGCTTTATTGATAAAAACGGTAATATGGTAACAGAAGCTGTTTATGATAGTGCATATAAGTTGCATGAAGGTCTCGCAGGTGTTAATATCAACAGGAAATGGGGTTTCATCAATAAAAACGGTAACATGGTGATAAAAGCTATCTATGATTCTGCATGGGCTTTCAATGAAGGCCTTGCAGCTGTTAAAGTTAACGGAAAATGGGGTTTCATTGATAAAAAAGGAAAGGTAGTAATAAAACCTATTTACGATGACGCATGGTATTTTAATGAAGGTCTTGCACCTGTTGAGGTTAATAGAAAATATGGCTTTATTAACAAAAAAGGGGATATGGTAATAAAAGCTGTTTATGATGATGCATGGAATTTTCATGAAGGTCTTGCAGGTGTTAATATCAACGGAAAATGGGGTTTTATTGATAAAAAAGGAGATATGGTAATACAAGCTGTTTATGATTTAGTAGGTTATTTTGAGGACGGCCTTGCAGTTGTTAGAGTTAATGGAAAAGGTGGCTATATAGACAAAAACGGCACTCAGTATTGGGAAGATTAA